The nucleotide window ACGGACCCGCTCCGCGCCGTCCCCGTCGGGCATGTGCCAGTCCACGAAAACAAGGGAAAAAGCCCTCTCGCCCTCTTCGTCAAGAACGCGGCAGGCTTCCTCCGTGCTTTTCGCGACGTCGCAGACGATGCCCAGCCCCTCGGCGAGGGAGGAAAAACATTTCAGCGATCTCTCCGAATCGTCCACCACGAGAACCCTCAGATTCTCTTTGGCAAAGCGAGGCGCGGCGGGAGGATCCGCGCTTTCGTCTCCCCGCAGAACCATGACGTAAAAAATAAAGCTCGAACCCCGCCCCTCTTCGCTTTCAATCCAGATTTCGCCCCCCAGCAGCTCCACGATGCGCTTCGATATGGAGAGCCCCAGCCCCGTCCCGCCGTATTTGCGGGAAATGCCTCCGTCGGCCTGCTCGAAGGACTGAAACAGTTTTTTCTGGTTTTCGGGAGAAACTCCAATCCCGGTGTCGGTCACTTTGAACTCCACTTTGCAGAGCCCGCTGGAATTTTCCTCCACGAGGCGTACGGACAGGGAAATCGCTCCATTCTGCGGGGTGAACTTGATCGCGTTGGAGAACAGATTGGTGACGACCTGAGCGAGGCGCTGATCGTCGGAGATGATCACGAGAGGCAGATTCGGCGCGAAGCTCACATTGAAGTCGATTTCCTTTTCTTCCATGCGGAAAATGACGACATCCGTCACCCGCTGGATCATCTTTTCAAGGCTGAACTCGGTCAGCGCCATTTCCAGTTTGCCCGCCTCGATTTTGGACATGTCGAGAACGTCGTTGATGATCCCCAAAAGGTGCTTCGACGCTTCGTCGATCCTTGTGAGGCAGTAGTTCTTGCGCTCCAAATCCGGCGACGTGGCGGCGATGTGGGACATTCCGATAATGGCGTTCATCGGCGTGCGCATCTCGTGGGACATGCGCGAGAGGAACTCGCTTTTGGCGGAACTCGACTGCTCCGCCTGGTTTCTGGCCTCCACGAGCTGCCGCTGAAGCCGCGCCTGCTCGGTGACGTCAAGCCCAATGACGCCAAAACTCCGTCCCCCCACGGAAAAGACGTACAGGATGAGGGTATGAATATCCCCGTTTCGATCCCGCAGGGAGGCGACGACCTTTCTGCGGCTCTCATCCCCGGCGGCCTCGAAGTCGGCCTGCAGACCCGTCAGGTTCGCCAGAGTTTCCGCGTCGAAACAGAGGCTGAGTCCGGCGGCGAGAATTTCCTCGCTGGAGTAGCCGGAAAGAGCCGCAGCCCCTTCGTTGACGTATTCGAGCCTGCCGTCCGGAGCGAGATAACAGATGAACTGAGGGGAGTTTTCCACGATGGAGGACAGATGCACGAGTTTTTCCTCCATGACGCTCCGCTCCACAGCTCCCGTGATGACCTCCCCCACAAGGGAGACGAGCCGGATTTCCCCCTCGCTCCAGACGCGGGGCGTCGTACAGTCCTCGATGCTGAGGATTCCCCATATTTTTCCCGAGACGTACAGCGGCGACCAAATGAAGGAGTGGACGTTGACCTTTGCCATGATGGAGTATCGTTCGTCGTTTTCCACATCGCTGCAGTATACGCAGGGCGCCGCGCTCCCGGAGGCGTACTCCGGAAAACTCCGGAGGATCATCGTGCCAATGTCGTCATTTTCCGGGGCCGGCTGCAGATCCGGAGAAGCGCTCCAGGACCAGCCGGGACGCGTGACTCCCTTATTGAAATCCGGCACGCCGATGACGATCCGCGTCACGCCCAGGTACTCCCCTGCCATGCGCAGCGCGCTTTTAATGAGCTCTCCCATATTCCGAGTGGAAATAAAAATCATCGACAGCGCCGACATGAGCTTTTGCTCTTCAAGCTGTCTTTGGAGCATTTCTTTGGTAATTTGAGTACCGTCCACACAATCTCCGGCACTGTTGCCCAGGTATCGCCGCATGCTGCCCTCTCTAACGAATTAGAATATTTGTAATTTTTACGAGGACATACCTTGGGCAGTATACACTATTTTTCAGAACTTAGGATGCGATTATTTGAAGAGAGACGATCGTACAGCGCGCAGCGTTTTTTCCACCCGAGGGTTTCGGCGGCGTAACGGACAACGTCGTCCAGGGCCCCCGGCTCTCCCATGCGGGAACGCCCGGCGTCACTCATTTTTTTGTGAAGGGCCGGGTCCGACAGAATGGCGAAGGCCTGGGCGGCCAACGCATCGGGCAGGGGTTCCACCAGAATTTCGGCGTCCCCCAGAAGTTTTTTCTGGACGCGTTTGCCCTTCTCGTCGATGGACAGCACGGGAATGCCCATGCCGGCGCAGAGCTGATTGGCCGTGCCCCCCAGCCCCATCAGCAGAGAAACCCCCGACGCCGCCGTGGAAACGCCGCCTTGATGGAGACGAATGCGGGTCCCGTTTTTCGAGAGGCTCCGCTCTCCGGCCTCTTCGACGGTTTCCCATCCCTCGCAGGACTGCAGCAGACGGGAAACATCGATAGTGGGGGCCAGAACCATGACGTACTCACAGGAAATACGCGATTGAAGTTCCTCCACGGCGTCCAGAAGCAGTTTTACGTCCTCATAGGCTCGGGGGCGGCTTCCAGGCAGAAGCATGACCCGGGGGGAAGGGCCGAAAGCCCCGGGAGAGAGGTCGGGAACGGGATCCAGAAGGTCCATGATGGGGTTTCCCGCATAAACCGCGTCCGCGCCAAAGGCGGCGAGCTGATCGGCGGTTCCCCGGTCCCGGGTCCAGGTCCGAAGGGTACAGTGCCGGATGATCAGGCGCTCCAGCCGCCAGTGACCGCTGAGGTGAACCGTTTTGGCCGTCGCGACGAAAAGCGGCGCCCGCCCCTGGCCCCAAAGGGTGTGCAGCAGCAAATAGACGTCCCCCACGCACAGAGGCGTGTGAACCACCCGGGAGATCTTGCTCCAGTCCCTCTGCTGTTTGCGGATGTGCCCCGGCAGTCCGGCGCGAATGTCTCCCCACAGGTCCCTCAGACGGTATTTCAGGACGCCCCCCGACGGCGTTACGGAAGGCGTGGATTCCACGGCAAAACCGGCGGCCTTGTAGGGCTCTCCGGTTCCCACCAGCGGGAAGGCCAAAATCTCGGCGCCGGGAAACGCGTCCCTCAGTTTTTTCGCCGCCAGCACTCCGATGGCATCCTCTCCGTATCCGTTGGAGGCCACCACCAGCCGAGGGCGCAGGCAGTCGAACAACGCGTCATAAAACCGCTCCGGCTCCTCCGGAAGCGTCGCTACCCGTGGGACCACGAGAGGAATGGGCGGCTTCCAGGAGCAGGGAAGGTTGTAAACGTCCTTCTCGGTGCAGGAGAGAAACTCCGCGCCCCGCTGACGGGCAAGGCGGACAAGCTCCTCCATGTCGGCGGCCGTATAGCGATGGTGGTCCCGAAAATGACGCTCGGCGCGGACCTTCACGCCCTCCTGTTTCAGGGAGAACACGAAGCTGTCCGGACTGCCGATGGCGGAGAAAGCCGCGACTCCACGCCCCTCGGACGGAGCGGCGCAGGGAAGAAAACGCTGCCCGTCCCAGGTCACCCACTCGGTAACCACCAGCCGCGCGGAAAAAATATGATCGGAGGGGACGTATTCGGAGATTTTCATGCGAAGGGCGGCCAGAGCCTCCGGGCTGACCTCCTCGACCTTGGTGAGAACGACGATGTGGGCGCGGCTCAGTTTTTCGGGCCGTTCCCGCAGAATACCGGCGGGAATGAGAAGCCCGTTTCCAAAGGGGCAGGCCGCGTCCACCAGCACGATGTCCACATCCCGTCCCATCCGCCGATGCTGGAAGGCATCGTCCGCGATGACCAGCTCGATGCCCCGCCGTTCCAGTTCCCTCACGCCCTGCAGCCGCTCCCGGGACACCGCCAGAGGCACGTCGGGCAGGCGGGCGGACAGGAGCAGCGGCTCATCCCCCACGATCCGCCGGTCCGACAACCCCTCCTCGAACACCAGGACGCTGGCGTTGGCGCCGCCGTAACCCCGGCTGACGATCCCCACCGCCACGCCCTTTTCCCGCATCTTTCGGCAGAGGGTCTCCACGAAGGGGGTTTTGTTGGTTCCGCCGTAGCTGATGTTCCCCACGCTGATCACGGGTATGGACGGGGTCTGAATCCGCTCCAGTCCGTGCCGGAACAGAAAATCCACCAGACCGATCCACGCCGCCGCCAGCCAGGACGCGGGAACAATGGGCAGCCAGAGCGAAAAAAAACGTTTTCCCTCCCTGACGCTCTTGCCCGTCCCCCGAACAAAACTCATGTAGCTCGACGTCAGACGGGTAAAAATTTTCAGTGCGACAATTTTCGGAGAGAATTTTAGAGAGAAAATTTTCATCGTTAAAATTTTTTATAGCTGAAACGGTTAAGCGGAAATTTCCGACTCTTCCGGATCGGAAATTCGGGAACGGGGCTCGAACTGCAGATGATAAAGGCGGGCGTAAAGGCCCCCGGCGGAAAGCAGAGAGTCGTGAGTGCCCTCCTGAGCGATGCGGCCCCTGTCCAGCACCAGAATGCGGTCGGCCCCCCGAACGGTGGAGAGGCGATGGGCGATGACAAAGGAGGTTCGCCCGGCCATGGCGCGGTTCATGGCCTCCTGCACCTGACGTTCCACTTCGAGATCCAGAGAGGAGGTGGCTTCGTCCAGAATCAGGATTCGGGGGTCCCGAACCACGGCCCGGGCAATGGCAATCCTCTGGCGCTGCCCTCCGGACAGGGTGACTCCCCGTTCTCCCACCTCCGCTTCGTATCCGTCGGGGAGGTTCATGATGAAATCATCGATGCCAGCCGCCCTCGCCGCGCTTCGAACAACCTCCATAGAGGCGGCGGACCCGTCCGCCAGCTCCGGCAGACCGTAGGCGATGTTGAAGGCCATGGACCCCTTCATCAGGATCGACTCCTGGGGGACGATTCCGATCTGCCGCCTCAGAGCGGGCAGCAGAAGCTCCGACACGTCCTGTCCGTCGATCAGGACCCGTCCGGATACGGGATCGTAAAAACGGGGGATAAGATCCACGAGGGTCGATTTTCCCGAGCCGGTAGGCCCCACAATGGCGATCTTTTCGCCCTCTTTGACCTCAAGATTGATGCCCCGCAGAACCTCCTGCCCTTCGACGTAGGAAAAAAACACGTTTTCGAAGGTGACTCGACCCCTGATACGACCGGGATCCCGAGTGGCCCCCGCCGTAACCTCCGTGGGCGTGTCCAGAACGGCAAAAATGCGCTCCCCCGCCGCCAGTCCCGTCTGAAGGGAGTTCAGGCTGTTCATGAAAACCCGAATCGGCTGCACCATAAAGGCGATATATCCGATAAAGGCCACCAGTTCGCCGGGGGTCAGCTCGCCCCGCAGGACGTCGCCGCCTCCAAACCAGAAAACCACCGCCAGGGCCATGATCAGAAAAACCTCTATAATTCCGGCGAACATCGCCTGAATCCGAACGGCCCGAAGCAGAGCCTCGAAGTTCTCCACGTTGCCCTTGCGAAAACGGTCCAGCTCCAGCTCCTCCGTGGCGAAAGACCGGACGATCCGGATGGCGGAAAAGGCCTCCTGCACAATGGCCGTCAGGTTGGCCAGCCGCTCCTGCACCCGATGCCCCGCGGCCCGCAGACGCCGGGAAGCGAAGGTCAGCAGCCAGGCCACCAGGGGGAGAACGGTGATCGTGATCAGGGTCAGACGCCAGTTGATGAAAAAGATGAACCCCAGCATCCCCACAAAGGTCACGCCGTTGACCACCAGATTGACGAAGGTGCTGGTGACCAGGCTCTGCAGGGTGGCCACGTCGCCGGTGATGCGGCTCATCAGCTCCCCCACCCGGGAAGCGTGAATGTAGCGCAAAGACATGTGCTGCATGTGGTCGTAAAGCGCCACCCGCATGTCCATCACCACCCGCTGCCCCACCTGGTTCATGAGACACTGCTGCCAGTAGAGCGCCGCCCCCTTCAGGACGAAAATCACGACGACCCCCACACAGAGTAAATTCAGCGCCGTGCTGTCTTTGGAAATCAGAACGTCGTCCACGACGCTTTTGAACAGCCAGGGAGGAAGGACGTTCAGACAGGAGGCAAGAACCATGAAAAATATAGCCGCCAGAAAAATCCGAAAATAAGGCAAAGCATAGCTCAAAAGGCGGAAAACCACGCCTTTGTGTAAAGCGGAAGCGCTCACACCGCGGCCTCCATCGCTTCCGCGAGGCGAAAAGCCGCCCCTGCCGGCCCGGAAAGAGCCAGAAGTTCCTCCCGCGCCCGGGCTCGTCTGCCCTCGTCCTTCAGGGCGGACACGACCCGGTCGGCGAGTTTCTGAGGGGAAAGGTCCCCCTTCATCTCATCCATCACCATCCGGCCCGCCAGGCGGTTGGGCCAGGACATGAATCCCTCGTAGCGGTCGAGCAGTCGCTCCAGTCCCCGCCGGCGAATCGCGCTCCCCATCAGGGGCAGAGATGCCAGCATACCCCGAAGTCCTCCCAGGGGAACGGCCTCCAGAAACTGGTCCGGCGCGGCAATAAGCGCGGGAAGGCCGCAGTGCATCATCTCCAGGGTATTCGTTCCCGGCTGGGTCAGGGCGTAGTCCGCGGACCGCATCGCCACGCCCGCTCCGATCTGGATGGGGTTGAGGCCGGCCTCCCGCCAGAGCGGAAGTTCTTCGTCATGGACAAAGGGGGAAAAAAGCGTTCCGATTTCCACGTCGGGCAGGGCGAGTTTCACCTGTCCCGCCAGGAGGGCCATCCAGGGCAGGGCCATCTGGCGGATGGCGGGGCGGCTTCCGGGGAACAGCAGAAGACGCCGGCTCTCCCTTTGCCCCCAAGACAACGTCCCCGTGTCCAGGGCCAGAGCGTCCCGCACCAGATCTCCAATGACCCGGGCCTTCGGCATTTGCAGAGCCATTTTGGGCCACGCCGTGAAACATCGGGCGTGTTCCATTCCTTTTTTGGGGGCGTAGGCGTAGCAAAACAGCGGCGCGGCCGCCCGTTTCGCCAAATGCCGGCCGAATATCAGGTCTCCGCCGAGCTGCAGCACGCAGTCCGTTTTTTCCTGTCCGAGGGCGTTCCACATGTGAATCCCGTCCAGAGGCCCTTCCAGTTTGTCCACCCCCAGGCCGGAGGCCACCTGCCGCTCACTGCCCGATGCGTAGGGACAGGAAAGCAGCCACAGCGAAATGGAATGTCCTCGTTTGCGAAGCTCCACGGAAACGGGACGAACCCAGTCCCAAAGCTCTCCGGGCCCGTTCGTCAAAATCGAAATTTTCAACGTTTCTCCCCTGGGTAAGGGTTCCTCCCCCCATTGCAAACCTGATTCGTATAATTTTATACCAAATCGAAATCAAAGGCCAACGCGGACGCCGCTCAGGGCGCTTAAAATGGAATCCGCCCAGAAAACGGCCGCGCGAACGTTTCCCATGGCGGCCCGGGCTTTCTCCAGAGAGCGATCCACCGCCGCCCTGCGCACCGGGTCGTCCAGGTACCTGTGGAGTTCGCTCAGGATCCGTTCCGGCGTGATCGCGTCCTTCAGAATTTCGGGATAGACGGGTTCATCGGTCAGATAGTTGGGCATCGATATCCAGGGAATGTGGACGAGAGCCCGAGCGATGAGCCAGGACAGGC belongs to Synergistaceae bacterium and includes:
- a CDS encoding ABC transporter ATP-binding protein/permease, whose amino-acid sequence is MSASALHKGVVFRLLSYALPYFRIFLAAIFFMVLASCLNVLPPWLFKSVVDDVLISKDSTALNLLCVGVVVIFVLKGAALYWQQCLMNQVGQRVVMDMRVALYDHMQHMSLRYIHASRVGELMSRITGDVATLQSLVTSTFVNLVVNGVTFVGMLGFIFFINWRLTLITITVLPLVAWLLTFASRRLRAAGHRVQERLANLTAIVQEAFSAIRIVRSFATEELELDRFRKGNVENFEALLRAVRIQAMFAGIIEVFLIMALAVVFWFGGGDVLRGELTPGELVAFIGYIAFMVQPIRVFMNSLNSLQTGLAAGERIFAVLDTPTEVTAGATRDPGRIRGRVTFENVFFSYVEGQEVLRGINLEVKEGEKIAIVGPTGSGKSTLVDLIPRFYDPVSGRVLIDGQDVSELLLPALRRQIGIVPQESILMKGSMAFNIAYGLPELADGSAASMEVVRSAARAAGIDDFIMNLPDGYEAEVGERGVTLSGGQRQRIAIARAVVRDPRILILDEATSSLDLEVERQVQEAMNRAMAGRTSFVIAHRLSTVRGADRILVLDRGRIAQEGTHDSLLSAGGLYARLYHLQFEPRSRISDPEESEISA
- a CDS encoding response regulator; the protein is MRRYLGNSAGDCVDGTQITKEMLQRQLEEQKLMSALSMIFISTRNMGELIKSALRMAGEYLGVTRIVIGVPDFNKGVTRPGWSWSASPDLQPAPENDDIGTMILRSFPEYASGSAAPCVYCSDVENDERYSIMAKVNVHSFIWSPLYVSGKIWGILSIEDCTTPRVWSEGEIRLVSLVGEVITGAVERSVMEEKLVHLSSIVENSPQFICYLAPDGRLEYVNEGAAALSGYSSEEILAAGLSLCFDAETLANLTGLQADFEAAGDESRRKVVASLRDRNGDIHTLILYVFSVGGRSFGVIGLDVTEQARLQRQLVEARNQAEQSSSAKSEFLSRMSHEMRTPMNAIIGMSHIAATSPDLERKNYCLTRIDEASKHLLGIINDVLDMSKIEAGKLEMALTEFSLEKMIQRVTDVVIFRMEEKEIDFNVSFAPNLPLVIISDDQRLAQVVTNLFSNAIKFTPQNGAISLSVRLVEENSSGLCKVEFKVTDTGIGVSPENQKKLFQSFEQADGGISRKYGGTGLGLSISKRIVELLGGEIWIESEEGRGSSFIFYVMVLRGDESADPPAAPRFAKENLRVLVVDDSERSLKCFSSLAEGLGIVCDVAKSTEEACRVLDEEGERAFSLVFVDWHMPDGDGAERVRILKERHGRKNVVVMASGSEWGNIRTEAENAGAGAFLPKPFFPSNLVNCIEEYLGRTKVSDAQTEPEEALEGCFEGRRILLAEDVEINQEIVIALLEETRVDIEPVQNGLEAVEAFKKNPEKYDLILMDIHMPEMDGYQATRTIRSLGIPRAAEIPVVAMTANVFREDVERCLAAGMNDHIGKPIDINEIIKKLKHWLQRSE
- the lpxK gene encoding tetraacyldisaccharide 4'-kinase, whose translation is MSFVRGTGKSVREGKRFFSLWLPIVPASWLAAAWIGLVDFLFRHGLERIQTPSIPVISVGNISYGGTNKTPFVETLCRKMREKGVAVGIVSRGYGGANASVLVFEEGLSDRRIVGDEPLLLSARLPDVPLAVSRERLQGVRELERRGIELVIADDAFQHRRMGRDVDIVLVDAACPFGNGLLIPAGILRERPEKLSRAHIVVLTKVEEVSPEALAALRMKISEYVPSDHIFSARLVVTEWVTWDGQRFLPCAAPSEGRGVAAFSAIGSPDSFVFSLKQEGVKVRAERHFRDHHRYTAADMEELVRLARQRGAEFLSCTEKDVYNLPCSWKPPIPLVVPRVATLPEEPERFYDALFDCLRPRLVVASNGYGEDAIGVLAAKKLRDAFPGAEILAFPLVGTGEPYKAAGFAVESTPSVTPSGGVLKYRLRDLWGDIRAGLPGHIRKQQRDWSKISRVVHTPLCVGDVYLLLHTLWGQGRAPLFVATAKTVHLSGHWRLERLIIRHCTLRTWTRDRGTADQLAAFGADAVYAGNPIMDLLDPVPDLSPGAFGPSPRVMLLPGSRPRAYEDVKLLLDAVEELQSRISCEYVMVLAPTIDVSRLLQSCEGWETVEEAGERSLSKNGTRIRLHQGGVSTAASGVSLLMGLGGTANQLCAGMGIPVLSIDEKGKRVQKKLLGDAEILVEPLPDALAAQAFAILSDPALHKKMSDAGRSRMGEPGALDDVVRYAAETLGWKKRCALYDRLSSNNRILSSEK